In Oceanispirochaeta sp. M1, the sequence GTTGTTTATTCTCCAAAAAAATACTCCTTTTAAATAAATTGTGGAAACATTTTCAACGTTTGTATACATTCTGTCAACATTAGAGGGCAGTTGTTGAACAAGCGTATTTATAAATAAAAAACCGCCCGAAAATCGGACGGTACAATCATCTCAACGAGATGTATACTTACATAGCAGAGAAAATCTGAGCCAGTTCAGCCATTCTGGTTGAGTAACCCATTTCATTGTCATAGTAAGAAGTCATCTTAACCAGAGTATTGTCTCCAGCTTCGGTAACACATGTGTTTCCGGGGATGTACATAGAGCTCCAGGCTTCGCCCACAGCGTCTCTGGAACACTCGTAGTAATCACTTACGTCGAGGATCTTACCCATGAGGGAGCTTCCATTGATTTTAGCTGCGTTAGCAGAAACTTTTGCATTGATTTCGTCTTTAGTATGTTTTCCTTCGAGGAGGTAAACAACTTCAACTACAGAACCTGTGTCTGTAGGTACACGAAGCGCAGTACCGTTGAGCTTACCGTTCAGGTGAGGAAGAACCTTACCTACAGCAATGGCAGCACCGGTTGATGCGGGGATAATGTTATTCAGAGTGGCTCTGTTTTTACCACCACCGAAAAAGTCCTGTACTCTCTGAGTAGATGTAGCAGCATGAGTAGTACACATAAGACCTGTGATTACTTTGAAGCTGTCATCAACTGCTTTTGTAAGGGGAGCAAGACAGTTTGTTGTACATGAAGCGTTAGAAAGAATCTTGTCATCTGCTGTGATTGTGTCATGGTTAACACCGATAACAACAGTTTTTGTATCATCTTTACAGGGTGCGGAAATAATAACTTTCTTAGCACCTGCATTGATGTGAGCCTGAGCTTTTTCGCTAGTCAGGTAGAAACCTGTACATTCAAGAACTACATCAACATTATGCTTTCCCCAGGGAATGTTATTTGCGTCTTTTTCAGCGTATATGGTTACTTCATGTGAACCGATTTTAATTACATTGTCGCTTAGCAGTTTTACATCAACGGGAAATTTTCCGTGAATTGAGTCTTTGGGAAGAGCTTCTGCAATTTCTTTTGCAGTAACAAGGTCGTTTCCTGCAACAATCTCAATCTGGTCATTTAATTGGGATGTAATGACTCTCATTACATTCTTACCAATTCTA encodes:
- a CDS encoding type I glyceraldehyde-3-phosphate dehydrogenase encodes the protein MAKIRVGFNGMGRIGKNVMRVITSQLNDQIEIVAGNDLVTAKEIAEALPKDSIHGKFPVDVKLLSDNVIKIGSHEVTIYAEKDANNIPWGKHNVDVVLECTGFYLTSEKAQAHINAGAKKVIISAPCKDDTKTVVIGVNHDTITADDKILSNASCTTNCLAPLTKAVDDSFKVITGLMCTTHAATSTQRVQDFFGGGKNRATLNNIIPASTGAAIAVGKVLPHLNGKLNGTALRVPTDTGSVVEVVYLLEGKHTKDEINAKVSANAAKINGSSLMGKILDVSDYYECSRDAVGEAWSSMYIPGNTCVTEAGDNTLVKMTSYYDNEMGYSTRMAELAQIFSAM